In Methanomicrobium antiquum, one DNA window encodes the following:
- a CDS encoding HD domain-containing protein, with product MENTEIKNILAFVENFLGQSGSHGLSHTLRVTRLCAEIGKAEGADIKILIPAALFHDIARPLEKKTKIPHEEEGARIAEEYLKSSGCDENSICAIVHAIRSHRFSTGEKPETLEAKVLSDADKLDAMGAIGIARTFMQAGEHGDGINDAISHLHEKLLKLNELMYTNAAKELAKERHELLKNFADELEDEAISCGDFNF from the coding sequence ATGGAAAATACTGAGATTAAGAATATACTGGCGTTTGTTGAAAACTTCCTTGGACAGTCAGGATCACATGGTCTTTCACACACACTTCGTGTCACCCGCCTCTGTGCAGAAATAGGAAAAGCAGAGGGTGCGGATATAAAAATTCTTATCCCCGCCGCTCTTTTTCATGATATTGCCCGTCCGCTGGAGAAGAAAACTAAAATACCGCATGAAGAGGAAGGAGCACGGATTGCAGAGGAGTATCTAAAATCCAGTGGCTGTGATGAAAACAGTATCTGTGCGATTGTTCATGCCATACGTTCTCATCGTTTCAGTACAGGCGAAAAACCTGAAACCTTAGAGGCAAAAGTTCTATCTGACGCTGACAAACTGGATGCAATGGGGGCAATAGGAATTGCAAGGACCTTTATGCAGGCAGGAGAACATGGGGATGGAATAAATGATGCAATTTCTCATCTCCATGAAAAACTGCTGAAACTAAATGAGCTGATGTACACAAACGCCGCGAAAGAGTTAGCAAAAGAAAGGCATGAACTACTAAAGAATTTTGCTGACGAACTCGAAGATGAGGCAATAAGCTGTGGGGATTTTAATTTTTAA
- a CDS encoding CPBP family intramembrane glutamic endopeptidase, translating to MSSVCELIKKYQLISYFVLAFAITWAVFSTPFFYSISDPSTFILTMGIGGTGPAFAAIILSRIIKPEKVDTDSRMHLAIFLTAFALTAACIILYLGISLSAASIPLLMLVIINSAIAAYIISSGLSSREGIRNLLNKLYIWKVGWVWYVAALALIPAIMYITMIICSAITENPLGEIIPEVSLGVASSVIIALGYVTLVRGPLREEIGWRGFSLPRLQYLYSPLVGTLLLGVIWTIWHLPLHLNGVYGNGMDGFIERFYFNIGVTFLFTWIYNHSRGSLLMTTFFHTSVNTTATVLLIPAAITGPYYLVFCVLVNIAAIVAIIKDKMWKKLPGDHEAVYKY from the coding sequence TTGTCTTCTGTTTGTGAGTTAATCAAAAAATATCAACTGATATCATATTTTGTACTGGCATTTGCCATTACATGGGCAGTATTTAGCACACCGTTCTTCTATAGTATAAGCGACCCATCAACCTTCATTCTGACTATGGGCATTGGAGGAACAGGACCAGCATTTGCCGCAATTATTCTCTCCCGCATAATAAAACCGGAAAAAGTCGATACCGACTCCCGGATGCATTTGGCAATCTTTTTAACTGCATTTGCTTTAACCGCCGCCTGTATCATCCTATACCTTGGGATAAGTTTGTCAGCCGCTTCCATCCCGCTACTTATGCTTGTAATCATCAACTCCGCCATTGCGGCCTATATCATCAGCAGTGGGTTGTCCTCCCGCGAAGGGATCAGGAATCTCTTAAATAAACTCTATATATGGAAGGTCGGATGGGTATGGTATGTAGCGGCACTCGCACTAATTCCTGCCATAATGTACATAACAATGATTATCTGCTCGGCTATCACCGAAAATCCCTTAGGCGAGATAATCCCTGAGGTTTCCTTAGGCGTTGCATCATCGGTAATCATTGCATTAGGATACGTAACTCTTGTCAGGGGACCTTTAAGAGAAGAGATCGGATGGAGGGGTTTTTCACTCCCAAGACTTCAGTATCTTTATTCACCACTGGTTGGTACTCTCCTCCTTGGAGTAATCTGGACAATCTGGCACCTGCCGCTTCACTTAAATGGTGTATACGGAAACGGGATGGACGGGTTTATCGAGAGATTCTACTTCAACATCGGAGTCACATTTCTCTTCACCTGGATCTACAATCATTCAAGAGGCAGTCTTTTAATGACCACATTCTTCCATACATCTGTAAACACCACCGCAACGGTGCTTTTAATCCCGGCGGCAATAACGGGGCCATATTATCTGGTATTCTGTGTTCTGGTAAATATTGCCGCGATTGTCGCAATAATTAAGGATAAGATGTGGAAAAAACTGCCCGGAGACCACGAGGCAGTTTACAAATATTAA
- a CDS encoding winged helix-turn-helix transcriptional regulator — MNRRETLIAIIMIFILAYIHQVSVESNVIVIPSEGTSDLIREDNVSVLDWWEVSPVHYFLTMIGLYLPFLIPITGIIVILSCFSFGIRTIHPKNVLENKRRQDIFQTIMDNPGISHNEIENVTGINRSSLKYHLRILMREGKISSRKFFKTRHYFGNGSRYNTEDQIFRLVLNCSTTENIYRYINRHPGCTQKDLIEYTKLSYSTVLWHIEKLSSGNLVSINKEKNSNHYYTKKTILQNSD, encoded by the coding sequence ATGAATCGCAGGGAGACACTAATTGCTATAATTATGATTTTTATTTTAGCATACATACATCAGGTTTCTGTAGAGTCGAATGTTATTGTAATACCCAGTGAAGGAACGTCTGATTTGATAAGAGAAGACAATGTTTCTGTCCTTGACTGGTGGGAAGTCTCTCCTGTGCACTATTTTTTAACAATGATTGGATTATATCTACCTTTTCTGATCCCGATAACGGGAATTATTGTAATACTTTCCTGTTTTTCATTTGGAATAAGGACTATACATCCAAAAAATGTTCTTGAAAATAAAAGAAGACAGGATATTTTTCAGACAATTATGGATAACCCCGGAATAAGTCATAATGAAATCGAAAATGTAACAGGAATAAACAGAAGTTCACTTAAGTATCATCTTAGAATTCTAATGCGGGAAGGCAAAATATCTTCAAGAAAATTTTTTAAAACACGCCACTATTTTGGTAATGGTAGCAGATATAACACGGAAGACCAAATTTTCAGGTTAGTTCTGAACTGTTCTACAACTGAAAATATTTACAGGTACATTAACAGACACCCGGGATGTACTCAGAAAGACCTTATAGAATATACAAAATTATCATACTCTACAGTATTATGGCACATTGAAAAACTTAGTTCTGGCAATCTTGTAAGTATAAACAAAGAAAAAAATTCAAACCATTATTACACTAAAAAGACGATTTTACAAAACTCTGACTAA
- a CDS encoding tetratricopeptide repeat protein encodes MKKYSIKIYFVLIVLFALLVFCCGCTGDYGENGKENLNESAPKTIEEQSYYDRVVEAEPDNATAWCLRGMYYNNNLNRYKEALKSADKAIELSPEYGLAWLLKGYILLNTGNISRAESSFENATSYNPELKEYVPDAKDYSPESSDSFCLFYSVLD; translated from the coding sequence GTGAAGAAATATTCAATAAAAATATATTTTGTTCTCATTGTCCTTTTTGCCCTTCTTGTGTTCTGTTGCGGGTGCACCGGAGACTATGGTGAAAACGGCAAAGAAAATTTAAATGAATCTGCACCAAAGACGATTGAAGAACAGAGTTATTATGACCGGGTAGTCGAGGCCGAACCGGATAATGCGACAGCGTGGTGTCTAAGGGGGATGTATTACAACAATAACCTCAACAGGTACAAAGAAGCGCTGAAAAGTGCGGATAAAGCTATTGAACTCAGTCCTGAATACGGTCTCGCATGGCTTTTGAAAGGTTACATCCTTTTAAACACAGGCAATATCAGCAGAGCGGAGTCATCGTTTGAGAATGCGACATCCTATAACCCTGAACTAAAAGAATATGTCCCTGATGCAAAAGATTACAGTCCCGAAAGCTCTGATTCTTTCTGTCTGTTCTATTCGGTTTTAGACTAA
- a CDS encoding RNB domain-containing ribonuclease codes for MSQFSNVDLKKLAKSTMQKYGFDPFFSDDIIDEIGSLNPEILLKKQKKTMDLRNLLWSSIDNFDSMDLDQIEFARKNPDGSIEIYIAIADVDVFVPKASHTDKRAAHNGTSVYTGIETFPMLPDRLSADISSLLPGNECMAVVISYTVLENGEINRGDIFRAVVSNKAKLVYETIGDWLEGKTEVPESVYKIQGLNEQILIQNEAALLLKKRRIKEGALVLQTIEASPLIEDGKVIDLVIQEQNTARNIIEEFMVAANKTVVSFISNAKMPMIQRVVKQPKDWEGIVATAKRYGEKLPAKPNSRALTKFLIRQLKNDPERFPDLSVTIIKLIGQGEYMPLKAGKSPVGHFALAVTDYTHATAPNRRYVDLINQRLVKAALKSKKCPYTFEELDEHAQWLSDRERASKKVERFMRKAAAAVLLQDRINDVFDGFVTGSSVKGVYARLINPPAEGRVMEGEKNLFVGEKVKLKLILVDPYNGYIDFECIGRENDSQN; via the coding sequence ATGTCTCAATTTTCCAATGTTGATCTTAAAAAACTTGCAAAGAGTACTATGCAAAAATATGGATTTGATCCTTTTTTCTCTGATGATATAATAGATGAAATAGGAAGTTTAAATCCTGAAATTCTTTTAAAAAAGCAGAAAAAGACAATGGATCTTAGAAATCTGCTATGGTCATCTATTGATAACTTTGATTCAATGGACCTTGATCAGATAGAATTTGCACGTAAGAATCCCGATGGTTCAATTGAGATTTATATAGCAATAGCAGATGTTGACGTATTTGTTCCAAAAGCATCACACACTGACAAAAGAGCCGCACACAACGGAACTTCAGTCTATACCGGAATTGAGACATTCCCAATGCTTCCAGACAGACTTTCAGCAGATATTTCATCCCTTCTACCCGGTAATGAATGCATGGCAGTCGTTATTTCATACACTGTTTTGGAAAACGGAGAGATAAACAGGGGCGATATATTCAGAGCTGTTGTGAGCAATAAAGCAAAACTTGTTTATGAAACAATTGGCGACTGGCTTGAAGGAAAAACAGAGGTTCCGGAATCTGTTTACAAGATTCAGGGTCTGAATGAGCAGATTCTTATTCAAAACGAAGCCGCCCTTCTCCTTAAAAAAAGAAGGATTAAAGAAGGCGCACTTGTTCTTCAGACAATTGAAGCCTCACCTCTGATTGAGGATGGAAAAGTAATTGATCTTGTCATTCAGGAGCAAAACACTGCAAGAAACATAATTGAAGAGTTCATGGTCGCAGCGAATAAAACAGTTGTTTCATTCATATCAAACGCTAAGATGCCAATGATACAAAGAGTTGTAAAACAACCAAAAGACTGGGAAGGTATTGTTGCAACGGCAAAAAGATATGGTGAAAAACTGCCGGCAAAGCCCAATTCAAGAGCACTTACAAAATTTTTGATCAGGCAACTCAAAAACGATCCCGAAAGATTCCCTGATCTTTCTGTAACTATTATAAAACTAATCGGACAGGGAGAATATATGCCGCTTAAAGCCGGAAAATCACCAGTAGGACATTTTGCTCTTGCTGTAACTGACTATACTCATGCAACAGCGCCAAACAGAAGATATGTTGATTTAATAAATCAGCGATTGGTAAAAGCCGCACTGAAAAGCAAAAAATGCCCATATACCTTTGAAGAACTGGATGAACATGCACAATGGCTTTCGGATCGTGAAAGAGCTTCTAAGAAAGTTGAGAGATTTATGAGAAAAGCGGCCGCCGCAGTTCTTCTTCAGGACAGAATAAATGATGTTTTTGACGGATTTGTAACAGGCTCTTCTGTAAAAGGTGTTTATGCAAGGCTTATTAATCCTCCAGCTGAAGGCAGGGTAATGGAAGGTGAAAAAAATCTCTTTGTTGGAGAAAAAGTGAAGCTGAAATTAATTCTGGTAGATCCTTATAATGGATATATTGATTTTGAATGTATTGGAAGAGAAAATGATTCACAAAATTAA
- the cofH gene encoding 5-amino-6-(D-ribitylamino)uracil--L-tyrosine 4-hydroxyphenyl transferase CofH — protein sequence MTFDAEDKLCWCSPKTGKILKDVLAGHRLTKEEGIFLLNAKGRDVLAIASAADLKREEKKGPYVTYVRNQNLNFTNNCINSCGFCSFCRKPGATDLFTLERDEITAKVNLAKKRKVTEICSVGGLHPDFDADSYISILSLIKKTAPDIHIHAHNPMEVWYGAEKSKISTIEMLTRMRKAGLGSMCGTAAEILVDDIRKKICPGKIYTQTWERIIREAHSLGIKTTATIMYGHTESPCDVIEHLDILRNIQDDTGGFLEFVPLSFVHKNTPIYMAGKARAGATGREDILMTAVSRLYLDNFDNIQVSWVKTGRKLAQVLLMSGGNDLGGTMYEESISKEAGASDTEYLSPTDMERIVKDCGRKLVQRTTLYEST from the coding sequence ATGACTTTTGATGCTGAAGATAAATTATGTTGGTGCAGTCCAAAGACCGGCAAAATTCTAAAAGATGTACTTGCAGGTCACCGGCTTACAAAAGAAGAGGGAATTTTTTTATTAAATGCTAAAGGAAGGGATGTCTTAGCTATTGCATCTGCCGCTGATTTAAAAAGGGAAGAAAAAAAAGGCCCTTATGTTACATATGTCAGGAACCAGAATCTTAATTTTACAAACAATTGTATCAATTCCTGCGGGTTTTGTAGTTTTTGTCGAAAGCCAGGAGCTACAGATCTATTTACACTTGAAAGGGATGAAATAACTGCAAAAGTAAACCTTGCAAAGAAAAGAAAAGTTACAGAAATCTGCAGTGTTGGAGGACTTCATCCTGATTTTGATGCGGATTCATACATTTCAATCCTGTCGCTGATTAAAAAAACCGCTCCTGATATTCATATACATGCACACAATCCAATGGAGGTCTGGTACGGAGCAGAAAAAAGCAAAATTTCAACTATTGAAATGCTTACCCGTATGAGAAAAGCAGGTCTTGGTTCAATGTGCGGAACCGCCGCGGAGATTTTAGTAGATGATATAAGAAAAAAGATATGTCCCGGGAAAATTTATACACAAACATGGGAGAGAATAATTCGTGAAGCACACAGTCTTGGAATAAAAACAACTGCAACCATTATGTACGGCCATACAGAATCGCCCTGCGATGTTATAGAGCATTTAGACATTTTAAGAAATATTCAGGATGATACAGGCGGATTTTTAGAGTTTGTTCCTCTTTCTTTTGTCCATAAAAACACACCCATATATATGGCCGGAAAAGCCCGTGCAGGTGCCACAGGACGTGAGGATATTTTAATGACTGCTGTTTCAAGACTTTATCTTGATAATTTTGATAATATTCAGGTTTCATGGGTTAAAACCGGCAGGAAATTAGCACAGGTTCTGTTAATGTCTGGCGGAAATGATCTTGGAGGAACGATGTATGAAGAAAGCATATCTAAAGAAGCCGGTGCATCAGATACCGAATACTTAAGTCCAACTGATATGGAAAGAATCGTAAAAGACTGCGGAAGAAAACTTGTTCAAAGAACAACTCTTTATGAATCAACATGA
- a CDS encoding CGGC domain-containing protein, translated as MSEKIKIGIIICDRYSTCAGGKCLRSFHNREGAFSIYEGKEAEIVGYTSCGGCPGGNIEYAPEEMKKNGAEVIHLATGMVVGYPPCPRIKYFKDFIGEKYGLEVVIGTHPIPEKYYKTHRNLKTWDSKLYEKLIAPTLADEKTRLSYD; from the coding sequence ATGAGTGAAAAAATAAAAATTGGTATAATTATCTGCGATCGCTACAGCACATGTGCAGGAGGTAAATGTCTGAGATCTTTTCATAACAGGGAAGGCGCATTTAGTATATATGAAGGAAAAGAAGCAGAGATTGTAGGTTATACTTCATGCGGCGGTTGTCCTGGCGGAAATATTGAATATGCACCGGAAGAGATGAAAAAGAACGGTGCTGAAGTGATTCATCTTGCGACAGGAATGGTTGTTGGATATCCGCCATGTCCGAGAATTAAATATTTTAAAGATTTTATAGGTGAGAAATACGGTTTGGAAGTTGTTATCGGTACACATCCAATTCCTGAAAAATATTACAAAACGCATAGAAATTTAAAAACATGGGATTCAAAACTTTATGAAAAATTGATTGCTCCAACATTGGCTGATGAAAAAACAAGATTATCATATGATTAA
- a CDS encoding L-lactate MFS transporter has protein sequence MENITLFKLPAEKGRWVLVVLGLLINLCLGSIYSWSVFVNPLMDYFTNTLGHDVSANEILMPFSVFLACFAIAMPLAGKYIEEWGPRNTAIVGGILTGTGWILASMTDSVGMLYIVYGIIGGIGVGIAYGVPVAVAARWFPDRRGLAVGLAVLGFGFSAFLTANAADFLIKDFGVMNTFRIFGIAFIFLIVLFALPLRFPPSGWMPPGYVPPLDKDGEYCECTRDNMLKTKTFYGLFICYFIGCTAGLMAISIAKPVGTEMAGVAPALGTLLVGFFAIFNGFGRPFFGSLSDRLNPSNTAIISFVLIAVASFAIWFLPSVPVYIVSFALLWGCLGGWLAIAPAATGRFFGTCDYPRCYGVVFLAYGAGALAGPQIAGFIKTTTGGYADVFLLVTVLSLIGIAIAGLFMKPQKNDSLKK, from the coding sequence GTGGAAAATATAACATTATTTAAACTTCCGGCTGAGAAAGGCAGATGGGTTCTTGTAGTTCTTGGTCTTTTGATAAATCTCTGTCTGGGCAGTATTTATTCATGGAGTGTCTTTGTAAATCCGCTGATGGATTATTTCACAAACACTCTTGGTCATGATGTTTCAGCAAATGAAATTCTGATGCCTTTTTCAGTATTTTTGGCGTGTTTTGCAATAGCAATGCCTCTTGCCGGAAAATACATTGAAGAATGGGGTCCGAGAAATACAGCAATAGTTGGTGGAATACTTACAGGCACGGGCTGGATTCTTGCATCAATGACAGACTCTGTTGGAATGCTCTACATAGTTTATGGCATAATCGGAGGAATAGGAGTTGGAATAGCCTATGGAGTTCCGGTAGCAGTTGCCGCAAGATGGTTTCCGGACAGACGCGGACTTGCAGTCGGACTTGCAGTGCTTGGATTTGGATTTTCAGCATTTCTTACTGCAAATGCGGCAGATTTTTTAATAAAGGATTTCGGCGTTATGAATACTTTCAGAATATTTGGAATCGCATTTATATTTCTGATTGTTCTTTTCGCACTGCCACTCAGATTTCCTCCATCAGGATGGATGCCTCCCGGTTATGTGCCTCCTTTAGATAAGGATGGTGAATACTGTGAATGCACCAGAGATAATATGCTTAAGACAAAGACTTTTTATGGCCTTTTTATATGCTATTTTATCGGCTGTACAGCAGGACTTATGGCAATATCAATTGCAAAACCGGTTGGAACAGAGATGGCAGGAGTAGCCCCGGCGCTTGGTACATTGCTTGTTGGATTCTTTGCAATATTCAACGGGTTTGGAAGACCTTTTTTTGGTTCTTTATCTGATCGTTTAAATCCGTCAAATACAGCAATAATATCCTTTGTGTTGATTGCTGTGGCATCATTTGCAATATGGTTTTTGCCATCAGTTCCGGTATATATAGTCTCCTTTGCATTACTTTGGGGATGTCTTGGCGGATGGCTGGCTATAGCACCAGCCGCAACTGGCAGATTTTTTGGTACATGTGATTATCCCCGCTGTTATGGTGTGGTTTTTCTTGCATATGGTGCCGGTGCTCTGGCAGGCCCGCAGATTGCAGGGTTTATCAAAACGACAACAGGCGGATATGCTGATGTGTTTTTATTAGTAACAGTTCTTTCACTAATAGGAATTGCGATAGCCGGTTTATTCATGAAACCACAGAAAAATGACAGTTTGAAAAAATAA